In a genomic window of Natranaerovirga pectinivora:
- a CDS encoding inorganic diphosphatase: MLNQFDKDFWSMLDELFSEYKLEIDRPKGSTHPKYNSYVYPLDYGFLQGTVSSDGSGIDVWVGTSEINKPVAIISSVDVIKGDSEIKILYGCTESEIDLIYKEHNRSDGMKGLLSRRY; the protein is encoded by the coding sequence GTGTTAAACCAATTTGATAAAGATTTTTGGAGTATGTTAGATGAATTATTTTCTGAATATAAGTTAGAGATTGATCGCCCCAAGGGGAGCACTCATCCGAAATACAATAGCTATGTATACCCACTAGATTATGGATTTCTTCAGGGGACAGTTTCTTCTGATGGTTCTGGAATAGATGTTTGGGTGGGCACTAGTGAAATTAATAAGCCTGTTGCAATTATAAGTTCTGTTGATGTTATAAAAGGTGATTCGGAAATCAAAATATTGTATGGATGCACGGAGAGTGAAATAGATTTAATATACAAAGAACATAATCGCTCTGATGGGATGAAAGGATTATTGAGTAGAAGATACTAA